A stretch of the Longimicrobium sp. genome encodes the following:
- a CDS encoding type II toxin-antitoxin system HicB family antitoxin: MTKYEIVIGWSDADAVFIAEVPELPGCMAHGETRAEALANAEEAIDAWVKVARKRGREVPQPHAHRLTA, encoded by the coding sequence GTGACCAAGTACGAGATCGTGATCGGCTGGAGCGACGCGGACGCAGTCTTTATCGCCGAGGTGCCGGAGTTGCCGGGGTGCATGGCCCACGGCGAGACGCGCGCGGAAGCCCTGGCGAACGCGGAGGAGGCGATCGACGCGTGGGTCAAAGTGGCGCGGAAGCGCGGGCGCGAGGTCCCTCAGCCCCATGCACACCGCCTGACCGCCTGA